Proteins from one Mesotoga infera genomic window:
- the gmk gene encoding guanylate kinase: MKGLVFVMSGPSGAGKTTILKEILARNDNLVFSVSYTTRKIRPGEIDGKDYFFVSEETFKSLIEGKELLEWAKVHGNYYGTSKEFVGSCTDSGRDVLLDVDIQGAISIMKSLEDAIYIFIAPPSYKELVRRLTSRGTENSESLKVRLEDAKWELEQVKHFEYIVINNNLKQSVSQFEAVITAERLRVDRIIRAKGEKFLFEESVE; the protein is encoded by the coding sequence ATGAAGGGACTAGTCTTCGTTATGAGCGGTCCATCTGGGGCCGGAAAGACAACCATACTGAAGGAAATTCTAGCTAGAAACGACAATCTGGTGTTTTCGGTCTCTTACACCACCAGAAAGATAAGACCCGGAGAGATAGATGGAAAGGATTATTTCTTCGTCTCCGAAGAAACCTTCAAATCTTTGATCGAGGGGAAAGAACTGCTCGAGTGGGCGAAAGTCCATGGCAACTACTACGGAACTTCGAAAGAGTTTGTCGGCAGCTGTACAGATAGTGGTCGTGATGTTCTTCTGGATGTAGATATACAGGGTGCCATTTCGATTATGAAGAGCCTGGAAGACGCAATATACATCTTCATCGCGCCTCCTTCTTACAAAGAATTGGTCAGAAGGCTCACCTCAAGGGGGACGGAGAATTCGGAATCTCTTAAAGTTCGTCTCGAAGATGCCAAATGGGAACTGGAACAGGTCAAACACTTCGAATATATAGTAATTAACAATAACTTAAAACAGTCGGTAAGCCAATTTGAAGCGGTAATAACAGCTGAAAGGCTGCGGGTTGATAGAATCATCAGGGCTAAAGGCGAGAAATTTCTTTTTGAGGAGTCAGTTGAATGA
- a CDS encoding DUF370 domain-containing protein, translating into MYGLINVGFGNVIIGDRVIAIVNPESAPLKRLKEVAKDEGKLIDATYGRKTRAIVITDSNHIILSAIQPETIASRFMQTFSDIEKLLEDIRESGQSFEE; encoded by the coding sequence TTGTACGGACTCATTAACGTGGGTTTCGGAAATGTCATTATTGGAGACAGGGTGATCGCGATAGTCAACCCTGAATCTGCTCCACTGAAGAGATTGAAGGAAGTCGCGAAGGACGAGGGGAAACTTATCGATGCAACATACGGCAGAAAAACCAGGGCGATCGTTATTACGGACAGCAATCACATCATACTATCGGCGATTCAACCAGAGACGATAGCTTCCAGATTCATGCAGACCTTCAGTGATATCGAGAAGCTTCTCGAAGATATCCGGGAATCGGGACAGAGTTTTGAGGAATGA
- a CDS encoding YicC/YloC family endoribonuclease — translation MIRSMTGYSRAESVVDGINVLVELKTVNSKYLNLDVNSGETFAELELDVSRYIKERIKRGTVKARVEISLIEDSGLLKPDFGTAISIYTSLKAIAERLGLDGEVSIDSMTRFKEILRSRPSEELARRVWNAVVPVLEKALESLNRDREREGLNLLKALEDYLDKLQQISSQLKEMSDGMVGYYREFLKKRVEKLFDGELEENRLEQEVVLLAEKADISEELVRLDSHIASFREILSNDDDCGVQLDFICQELHRELSTVASKSKKLEISALSVEGRTLVNKLREQVQNIE, via the coding sequence TTGATCAGAAGTATGACCGGTTATTCAAGAGCCGAGAGTGTGGTTGACGGTATTAACGTTCTTGTCGAACTCAAGACAGTTAATTCGAAGTACCTGAACCTCGACGTTAACTCGGGGGAGACCTTTGCCGAACTGGAACTCGATGTTTCAAGGTATATAAAGGAACGAATCAAAAGGGGTACTGTGAAAGCCAGAGTGGAGATTTCGCTCATTGAAGACAGCGGTCTTTTGAAGCCGGATTTTGGCACGGCAATATCGATCTACACCTCTCTGAAGGCGATAGCCGAAAGGCTTGGCCTCGACGGAGAGGTTTCGATAGATTCTATGACGAGGTTCAAGGAAATACTCAGGAGTAGGCCCTCGGAAGAACTGGCGAGAAGAGTGTGGAACGCAGTGGTTCCAGTTCTGGAAAAAGCTCTGGAATCACTCAATCGCGATCGCGAACGGGAAGGACTCAACCTCTTGAAGGCCCTGGAAGATTATCTCGATAAGTTACAACAAATCTCATCGCAGTTGAAAGAGATGTCGGACGGTATGGTGGGTTACTACAGAGAGTTTCTTAAAAAGAGAGTCGAAAAGCTTTTCGATGGAGAGCTCGAAGAGAACAGGCTTGAGCAGGAAGTGGTTCTTCTGGCTGAAAAGGCCGATATATCAGAAGAGTTGGTGAGACTGGATTCTCATATCGCTTCTTTCAGGGAAATTCTCTCCAACGACGACGACTGCGGCGTGCAGCTGGACTTTATTTGTCAGGAGTTGCATAGGGAGTTATCGACGGTGGCTTCGAAATCGAAGAAGCTCGAAATATCTGCTCTATCTGTTGAGGGCAGGACTCTGGTGAACAAGCTGAGGGAGCAAGTACAGAACATAGAGTAG
- a CDS encoding cysteine desulfurase family protein: protein MICYFDNNATTAMDKDLAEQMLSLCTEEYGNPNSIHSMGIKANKMLEEARLRVARILMADPREIFFTSSATESINWVLRSCISFRGKRKKVVTSAIEHKAVLNTLKDLKNTHEIDVVEIKPGRDGIIDSGKMLEMVDEETFLVSLMAVNNVTGSIQPFEEVGKALRSRGVLYHVDAVQAIGKCPFTPAEAFCDFASFSAHKFHGPKGVGITYVKRGAPIRAVVTGGGQEKALRSGTQNVPGIVVSSIAMERAVDSMEAITAKLKGLKERLKLEVERIGGVVNTAERSVANTLNVSFPGVKSEVLANALSTDGVYVGISSACSSRNDSGQYVLDNMGLEAAIASSSLRISMSKFTTVEELEILVERLKKSVSLLKF, encoded by the coding sequence TTGATCTGCTATTTCGACAATAACGCAACCACAGCCATGGATAAAGATCTGGCCGAGCAAATGCTGAGTCTCTGCACCGAGGAATATGGAAATCCTAACTCCATTCACTCTATGGGGATAAAGGCGAACAAGATGCTTGAAGAAGCGCGTCTGAGAGTAGCCCGAATTCTCATGGCCGATCCCAGAGAGATCTTTTTCACCTCAAGTGCGACCGAGTCAATCAACTGGGTGTTACGCTCGTGTATCTCCTTCAGGGGTAAAAGGAAAAAGGTGGTCACATCGGCGATAGAACATAAGGCAGTTTTGAATACTCTGAAGGATCTGAAAAACACTCACGAGATCGATGTGGTGGAGATTAAGCCGGGTCGTGACGGGATAATCGATAGCGGAAAAATGCTCGAAATGGTAGATGAAGAGACATTTCTGGTCTCCCTCATGGCGGTGAACAATGTAACAGGCTCTATCCAGCCTTTCGAAGAGGTGGGAAAAGCATTGAGGAGTAGAGGTGTCCTGTACCACGTCGATGCCGTACAGGCCATAGGGAAATGTCCCTTCACACCGGCTGAAGCTTTCTGCGACTTCGCCTCCTTTTCGGCCCACAAGTTCCATGGACCGAAAGGAGTAGGCATTACCTATGTAAAACGTGGCGCACCCATACGCGCGGTTGTAACCGGAGGTGGACAGGAGAAGGCCTTACGATCTGGCACTCAAAACGTTCCGGGAATTGTGGTTTCTTCTATCGCAATGGAAAGGGCCGTCGATTCGATGGAGGCTATAACGGCGAAACTCAAGGGACTCAAGGAGAGGTTGAAACTGGAGGTCGAAAGGATCGGCGGGGTGGTGAACACTGCAGAGAGGTCGGTCGCCAACACTTTGAATGTCTCTTTTCCTGGTGTGAAATCCGAAGTCCTTGCCAACGCGCTATCAACCGATGGCGTCTATGTGGGAATATCTTCGGCCTGCTCTTCCAGAAACGACAGCGGTCAGTACGTGCTGGATAACATGGGACTGGAGGCCGCGATAGCTTCCAGCTCTTTGAGAATAAGTATGTCGAAATTCACAACGGTTGAAGAACTTGAGATTTTAGTAGAAAGGCTGAAGAAATCGGTCTCTCTTTTGAAATTTTAG
- the ligA gene encoding NAD-dependent DNA ligase LigA, giving the protein MQADEKTIERLRKLREEINYHSYRYFVLDDPVISDGEYDELMRELIDIEKRYPELATPDSPSARVGLKPVESFRQVVHTHRLYSLDNTYSREEVAKFDERVREALGSESVRYACELKIDGLSISLKYEKGVLLLGATRGDGFVGEDVTTNIRAIKSIPLRLRKSLDIEVRGEVYLPKDVFDELNRERISEGLPVFANPRNAAAGTLRQLDPGQVLKRRLSAFFYQVVEPMNYGVRSQEELYEFMRELGFRVEPNHEIASCTEEIVAYWEKWTARKGGLNYAIDGVVVKVDDYLQQQELGYTAKAPRWSMAFKFPAEQVSTVLTGVTFQVGRLGNITPVAELVPVQLAGTTVKRASMHNFDFIRDRDIRINDTVIVEKAGEIIPQIVKSIQEKRDGKEIEIEMPSNCPVCGGDVGREKEGEVALKCLNPLCPAKLIRRITFFSSRDAMDIEGLGERLVERLVDSGLVSDFSDLYRLTKKDILKLGEGVGDKMAENLLSSIEKSRKNPLHRLITALGIPGIGTKLARDLAKRFGNLEALATASIDELTSVTGIGEELAKSIREFFSREAVKREIDALRSQLNTLEEESGARKPLKGLKFVVTGTLKNYSRNEIHELITSLGGEVAASVSRNTDYLIAGEKAGSKEAKAISLGIKVITESEFEEMIDL; this is encoded by the coding sequence TTGCAAGCTGACGAGAAAACAATAGAAAGATTGAGAAAGCTGAGAGAAGAGATCAATTATCATTCCTACAGATACTTTGTTCTGGACGATCCCGTCATATCCGACGGCGAATACGACGAACTAATGAGAGAACTTATAGATATAGAAAAACGCTATCCGGAATTGGCCACCCCAGATTCTCCAAGCGCCAGGGTCGGTTTGAAGCCCGTCGAATCCTTCCGTCAGGTTGTACATACGCACAGATTGTACTCACTTGACAACACCTATTCCAGAGAAGAAGTGGCGAAGTTCGACGAGAGAGTCAGAGAGGCTCTCGGTAGTGAATCGGTTCGTTATGCCTGCGAGCTGAAAATCGATGGGCTGTCGATTTCACTGAAGTACGAAAAGGGTGTTCTCTTACTTGGAGCAACCAGGGGAGACGGTTTTGTCGGTGAGGACGTAACCACGAACATAAGGGCCATTAAATCTATACCGTTGAGACTCAGAAAAAGTCTGGACATCGAAGTGCGAGGTGAAGTTTACCTCCCGAAGGATGTTTTCGACGAGCTCAACAGGGAGAGAATTTCAGAAGGGCTTCCCGTCTTTGCCAATCCCAGAAACGCCGCTGCCGGCACTTTGAGACAGCTAGATCCGGGGCAGGTCTTGAAACGTAGGTTAAGCGCCTTTTTTTACCAGGTGGTAGAACCGATGAATTACGGCGTTAGGAGTCAGGAAGAGCTCTACGAATTCATGCGTGAGTTGGGATTCAGGGTTGAGCCCAACCATGAGATTGCCAGCTGTACAGAGGAGATAGTTGCTTACTGGGAGAAGTGGACCGCCCGAAAGGGTGGTCTCAACTATGCGATCGACGGTGTGGTTGTCAAAGTCGATGACTATCTACAACAGCAGGAGCTGGGATACACGGCGAAGGCTCCCAGATGGTCGATGGCCTTTAAATTTCCGGCCGAACAGGTGAGCACCGTGCTCACCGGAGTAACTTTTCAGGTAGGTAGGCTGGGAAATATAACGCCGGTCGCCGAGCTTGTACCGGTTCAACTGGCCGGAACGACTGTCAAGAGAGCGAGCATGCACAATTTCGATTTTATTAGGGATCGCGACATAAGGATAAACGATACGGTTATCGTCGAGAAGGCCGGTGAGATAATTCCGCAGATCGTAAAAAGTATACAGGAAAAGAGAGATGGTAAAGAAATCGAGATCGAGATGCCCTCGAACTGTCCGGTATGTGGTGGCGATGTTGGACGGGAGAAGGAAGGCGAAGTGGCGTTGAAATGTCTCAACCCTCTCTGTCCGGCGAAGTTGATCAGACGCATAACCTTTTTCTCTTCTCGCGACGCCATGGATATTGAGGGACTGGGAGAGAGACTCGTGGAAAGATTGGTTGATTCAGGTCTTGTGAGTGACTTTTCCGATCTGTATAGACTCACGAAGAAAGATATACTGAAACTTGGTGAAGGTGTGGGCGACAAAATGGCCGAGAACTTGCTATCGTCGATCGAAAAGAGCAGAAAGAATCCTCTTCACAGGCTAATCACCGCCCTGGGCATTCCCGGGATCGGAACGAAACTGGCGAGGGATCTGGCAAAACGCTTCGGTAATCTTGAGGCTCTGGCGACGGCTTCTATCGATGAACTGACATCCGTTACGGGTATAGGAGAAGAGCTCGCGAAGTCTATAAGGGAGTTCTTCTCCAGAGAAGCCGTGAAGCGTGAGATCGACGCTCTCCGCTCTCAGTTGAACACACTGGAGGAAGAGTCTGGAGCCAGGAAGCCGCTTAAAGGGCTGAAATTTGTCGTAACTGGAACACTCAAGAATTATTCTAGAAACGAGATACACGAGTTAATCACTTCTCTTGGCGGAGAGGTAGCAGCCTCGGTTTCCAGGAACACCGATTACCTTATAGCGGGAGAAAAGGCTGGCTCAAAAGAAGCAAAAGCCATATCGCTCGGTATAAAGGTGATTACCGAGAGCGAGTTCGAGGAGATGATCGATCTTTGA
- the acpS gene encoding holo-ACP synthase, whose protein sequence is MKAGIDIIKISRMTERIALRILGEEEKRIYDSLGNPSRKREFAAGRFAAKEAFVKASGRQDIPFSAIEFLSKEDGSPDPSVTLLEIAGSAVTVSISHEKEYAIAVVILF, encoded by the coding sequence ATGAAAGCGGGAATAGATATAATAAAAATATCCAGAATGACGGAGAGGATAGCCCTGAGAATCCTTGGAGAAGAAGAGAAGAGGATCTACGATTCCCTCGGCAATCCATCGAGGAAACGGGAATTCGCGGCGGGGCGTTTTGCGGCCAAGGAAGCCTTCGTGAAAGCATCTGGCAGACAGGATATACCGTTCTCTGCCATTGAATTCCTCTCAAAAGAAGACGGTTCTCCAGATCCTTCCGTAACCCTTCTTGAGATCGCTGGTTCGGCCGTAACTGTGAGTATATCTCACGAAAAAGAGTACGCGATCGCCGTGGTCATCCTTTTTTAG
- a CDS encoding endonuclease MutS2: MDSSRNSVALRLLEFEAVLSEIASKTVSRYGRERVMSLKPFFEDPLLLYKRSSEFENIMRIQGEPPFSVFHDLYVYIEKVNLGYTLIGEELNRCATTMENTCRLKEFFEPLADSSPNVVAVASLLSCERGFIAEVRKKISEEGLVKDQASPVLREIRNELRGLTRNLRNRLDSIMSRYKDGLTDTLVLSRDGRYVLPLSSGKKNEYQGIIHGSSSSGATVYFEPQELISLNDTLKILQSREEEEIRKILRELTFLFQGTFERLGPSLEALGVLDSLYGICRYARKRRGVFIEPSNDRNFVLREARHPLIEDDKVVPITFHMRDGINGVFITGPNTGGKTVAMKTIGLSVLLMLCGLPVLADQTSSIPYFKSIFADIGDEQSIEQSLSTFSSHISRIIDIIKSTDADSLVLLDELGAGTDPVEGAALSIAIIEKLLSTDCRLILTTHLTPIKLYAMEREDVENASVEFDVNTLRPTYRLLMGIPGSSNAIEVSKRLGLPSEIIDKAQRYMDSDARDLEIVIGKLHKERSTLEEERRTLENIKRELESRTREFEEKLSLIKEKRYREVSEEMASLEEKLGRILKEIENSISLSRSERERDKISAVKKLQDLKIQIEKNRSFAVNKNEEIPEVGDTVRLLDGGTEGEVSAIDGDRVIVDSGKITIKVPVSKIRVIGKVNRAVDEVSFEIQSPITSSEIDIRGNYTEDVPILVSDFIQSLRRNGLKQGYIIHGKGTGKLAESVWNYLRKAKGVKNFRIGTTSEGGSGVTVVEV; the protein is encoded by the coding sequence ATGGATTCATCACGCAATAGTGTGGCTCTTCGCCTTCTGGAGTTCGAAGCCGTACTTTCGGAGATCGCGTCTAAAACAGTTTCCAGGTACGGCAGGGAAAGGGTGATGTCGCTCAAACCTTTTTTTGAGGATCCCCTTCTTCTTTACAAGCGTTCCAGCGAGTTCGAAAATATCATGAGAATTCAAGGTGAACCGCCCTTTTCGGTTTTCCACGATCTTTATGTTTACATCGAAAAAGTCAACCTTGGCTATACGCTCATAGGCGAGGAATTGAACAGATGCGCAACTACCATGGAAAACACCTGCAGACTAAAGGAGTTCTTCGAACCCCTGGCCGATTCCAGCCCAAACGTGGTGGCGGTGGCTTCGCTGTTATCGTGCGAGAGAGGTTTTATTGCAGAGGTTAGAAAGAAAATTTCCGAAGAGGGACTCGTGAAGGACCAGGCTTCCCCGGTACTTAGAGAGATAAGAAACGAGCTTCGAGGGCTTACCAGAAACCTTAGGAACAGGTTGGACTCTATCATGTCACGCTACAAAGACGGCCTGACCGACACTCTCGTCCTGAGCAGGGATGGAAGGTATGTGCTCCCCCTCTCCTCGGGTAAAAAGAACGAGTACCAGGGTATAATACATGGCTCTTCGAGCAGTGGGGCGACCGTTTATTTCGAACCGCAGGAGCTGATCTCGCTGAACGACACCCTCAAGATTCTTCAATCGCGAGAAGAAGAGGAGATTAGAAAAATACTCAGAGAGCTGACTTTTCTTTTCCAGGGTACTTTTGAAAGGCTCGGACCTTCTCTTGAAGCGCTGGGAGTGTTGGATAGTCTCTACGGAATATGCAGATACGCCAGAAAGAGGAGGGGTGTCTTCATAGAACCGTCGAACGACAGGAACTTCGTGCTGAGAGAGGCACGTCATCCGCTCATAGAAGACGATAAAGTCGTTCCCATAACCTTTCACATGAGAGATGGGATAAACGGTGTCTTCATAACCGGCCCGAACACCGGAGGAAAAACGGTTGCCATGAAGACGATCGGACTTTCCGTATTGCTTATGCTTTGCGGGTTGCCGGTGCTGGCCGATCAAACTTCCTCGATACCCTACTTCAAAAGCATATTCGCCGATATAGGAGACGAGCAATCCATAGAACAAAGCCTCAGTACCTTCTCTTCCCATATTTCAAGGATCATAGATATAATAAAAAGCACGGACGCCGACTCCCTCGTCCTGCTGGACGAATTGGGAGCAGGTACCGATCCGGTGGAAGGGGCGGCGCTTTCGATAGCGATTATAGAGAAACTCCTATCGACCGACTGCCGGTTAATACTCACGACACACCTGACCCCTATAAAGTTGTACGCTATGGAAAGGGAAGATGTGGAAAACGCCAGTGTTGAGTTCGACGTAAACACTCTCAGACCTACCTACAGACTTTTAATGGGAATTCCCGGTTCCTCCAACGCAATAGAAGTCTCGAAAAGACTCGGTCTTCCATCGGAGATCATAGACAAGGCACAGAGATACATGGACAGTGATGCACGCGACCTCGAAATCGTGATAGGCAAACTCCACAAGGAGAGGTCGACTCTCGAGGAAGAGAGGAGAACCCTGGAGAACATAAAAAGAGAACTGGAGAGCAGAACCCGAGAGTTCGAGGAGAAGCTTTCTCTTATCAAAGAGAAGAGATACAGGGAAGTCAGCGAAGAGATGGCTTCTCTGGAAGAAAAGCTGGGTCGAATACTCAAAGAGATAGAAAACTCGATCAGCCTTTCCAGATCGGAAAGAGAGCGAGATAAAATTTCGGCGGTCAAGAAACTGCAAGATCTGAAAATCCAGATTGAAAAGAACAGGAGCTTCGCCGTCAACAAGAACGAAGAAATCCCAGAGGTTGGGGACACAGTCAGACTTCTTGATGGTGGTACAGAAGGAGAGGTTTCGGCGATCGACGGCGACAGGGTTATCGTAGATTCAGGAAAGATAACGATCAAAGTGCCGGTCTCCAAAATAAGGGTTATCGGGAAAGTGAATAGAGCAGTCGATGAGGTCTCCTTCGAAATTCAGTCTCCCATAACAAGTTCGGAGATAGATATACGCGGAAATTACACTGAAGACGTTCCGATCCTGGTGTCGGATTTCATTCAATCCCTTAGGAGAAACGGTTTGAAGCAGGGATACATAATACATGGAAAGGGAACGGGAAAACTGGCAGAGAGTGTGTGGAACTATCTGCGCAAGGCAAAAGGTGTGAAAAACTTCAGAATTGGAACAACCAGCGAAGGTGGAAGCGGCGTCACCGTGGTGGAGGTCTGA
- a CDS encoding SoxR reducing system RseC family protein, producing the protein MRELAIVKELKRDTVLLEKARTQACASCGSKNSCSVSQGDKIVTIQALRNDIEVEPGDTVEIETGKLSATRVAMIVYGIPLIVFLAVLIVVNTFLKSEGLAVGLAFASIAVVYGIISIYDRRNRQKLMPRIVRKVVLPDGFITQ; encoded by the coding sequence ATGAGAGAGTTGGCAATTGTCAAGGAGCTGAAAAGGGATACCGTGCTCCTCGAAAAGGCTCGCACTCAAGCCTGCGCGAGCTGCGGCTCCAAAAACAGCTGCAGTGTTTCGCAGGGCGATAAAATAGTCACTATTCAGGCATTGAGAAACGACATCGAAGTCGAACCGGGCGATACAGTTGAGATAGAAACCGGAAAGCTCTCCGCCACCAGGGTGGCCATGATAGTGTACGGTATTCCTCTAATCGTTTTTCTCGCCGTCCTGATAGTTGTTAACACATTCCTGAAATCCGAGGGATTGGCCGTCGGGCTGGCCTTCGCTTCCATCGCAGTGGTTTACGGCATCATATCGATATACGACAGGCGCAACCGCCAGAAATTGATGCCCCGAATAGTCAGAAAGGTGGTCCTGCCAGATGGATTCATCACGCAATAG
- the amrB gene encoding AmmeMemoRadiSam system protein B has translation MTRKPVVSGKFYAGDSEDLKIQIKNCFLHPAGPGMLPTGGGQKRGLSGLIVPHAGYMASGPVAAWGYYEASLLVQPAVVLIVGPNHTGLGTRLSIWTDGAWSTPFGEVGIDEDLCRKLIDNSKGLIQADTSAHLYEHSIEVQLPFLQYVYSQISIVPIVMTDQRLELALILGDIVKNSIGDREDLLIIASSDLNHYEPHETTMKKDSRLVQLLVDGKYEEAYSLAGKERISACGLGPMVAVRSMFTEMKVLKNTSSGEIIGDRYRTVGYLASILR, from the coding sequence TTGACGAGAAAACCCGTTGTCAGCGGAAAGTTTTACGCCGGCGACAGCGAGGATCTAAAGATTCAGATAAAAAATTGCTTTTTGCACCCGGCCGGTCCGGGGATGTTGCCGACCGGCGGAGGGCAGAAGAGAGGATTGTCCGGTCTCATAGTACCCCATGCCGGCTATATGGCCAGCGGCCCCGTGGCGGCCTGGGGATACTACGAAGCCTCTCTGTTGGTTCAACCGGCTGTTGTCTTGATAGTGGGTCCAAATCATACTGGACTAGGTACCAGACTGTCTATCTGGACTGATGGGGCCTGGTCGACTCCTTTTGGAGAAGTGGGTATCGATGAAGATCTCTGCAGAAAGCTGATAGACAACTCTAAGGGCCTGATTCAGGCAGATACGTCGGCGCATCTCTACGAGCATTCAATAGAAGTGCAGCTTCCCTTCCTCCAGTACGTCTATTCTCAAATAAGCATAGTTCCGATCGTGATGACTGATCAGAGGCTTGAGCTAGCACTGATTCTGGGCGATATAGTAAAGAATTCTATAGGCGATAGAGAGGATTTGTTGATAATAGCCTCCTCTGACCTTAACCACTACGAGCCTCACGAAACAACGATGAAGAAGGATTCCAGACTGGTCCAGCTTCTGGTAGACGGGAAATACGAAGAAGCGTACAGCCTGGCCGGAAAAGAACGTATAAGTGCCTGTGGATTGGGACCAATGGTTGCGGTAAGAAGTATGTTCACGGAAATGAAAGTTCTCAAAAACACTTCCAGCGGCGAAATTATAGGCGATAGATACCGTACGGTCGGTTATCTGGCGAGTATCCTCAGATAA